A single genomic interval of Gossypium raimondii isolate GPD5lz chromosome 11, ASM2569854v1, whole genome shotgun sequence harbors:
- the LOC105803689 gene encoding protein POLLENLESS 3-LIKE 2 — protein sequence MLQDVWNAPPGFRPSKSAPTSPAKPLGVLRTRSESFHAIHKVPVGDTPYVRAKNVQLVEKDPERAIPLFWAAINAGDRVDSALKDMAIVMKQQNRAEEAIEAIKSLRSRCSDQAQESLDNILLDLYKRCGRLDDQIALLKHKLYLIQQGLAFNGKRTKTARSQGKKFQVSVEQEATRLLGNLGWALMQQSNYIEAEDAYRRALSIAADNNKMCNLGICLMKQGRIGEAKETLRRVKPAVADGPRGVDSHLKAYERAQQMLQDLESEMMNKGGGDRVEQSRLFDSFLGSSSIWQPQPCKDPISLPKSNAVKPQDDFADENINSNVMVSQVVIPQPKPIALPFGNSLNIDAPPFYSSKLMKEVKAPVMNQLHETLKRTRSGNSANAMRVNEMGGDCTKLLSAEPEKPEIKTRRRLSLSTEEKGDKLVDLLPDSQDFEEAIIAAAVLGPASEAVTQRMFPKKTDKRLKVFQDITLSLSPRA from the exons ATGTTGCAAGATGTGTGGAACGCTCCTCCTGGATTCAGGCCTTCTAAATCGGCCCCCACTTCTCCGGCGAAGCCCCTCGGGGTTCTGAGAACTCGCTCCGAGTCCTTCCATGCCATCCACAAAGTCCCAGTCGGTGACACTCCTTATGTTAGAGCCAAGAACGTTCAA TTGGTGGAAAAAGATCCGGAGAGGGCGATTCCTTTGTTTTGGGCAGCCATAAATGCAGGGGATAGAGTTGATAGTGCATTGAAAGACATGGCCATTGTAATGAAGCAGCAAAATAGAGCAGAGGAAGCCATTGAAGCTATCAAGTCTCTGCGTAGTAGATGCTCAGATCAAGCGCAGGAGTCTCTTGATAACATTCTATTGGATCTCTACAAG AGATGTGGAAGGTTGGATGACCAAATAGCATTGTTGAAGCACAAATTGTATTTGATTCAACAAGGGCTGGCTTTCAATGGAAAGCGCACCAAGACAGCCCGATCTCAAGGAAAGAAATTTCAGGTCTCTGTCGAGCAAGAAGCCACACGGTTGCTG GGAAACTTGGGGTGGGCATTGATGCAGCAAAGCAACTATATCGAAGCAGAAGATGCTTATCGGCGGGCACTTTCGATTGCTGCCGATAATAACAAGATGTGTAACCTCGGTATTTGTTTGATGAAGCAAGGTAGAATTGGGGAGGCTAAAGAAACCTTGCGAAGAGTGAAACCAGCAGTGGCTGATGGACCAAGAGGGGTAGATTCCCATCTTAAGGCCTATGAGAGGGCACAGCAGATGCTCCAGGATCTTGAGTCGGAGATGATGAATAAAGGAGGAGGGGATAGGGTCGAACAAAGCCGCCTCTTTGACTCCTTCCTTGGTTCTTCATCAATTTGGCAACCTCAGCCTTGCAAGGACCCCATCAGCTTGCCAAAATCAAATGCGGTTAAACCCCAAGATGATTTTGCTGATGAGAACATCAATTCGAATGTAATGGTAAGCCAAGTGGTGATCCCTCAACCAAAACCAATTGCTCTTCCTTTCGGAAATTCTCTAAATATCGATGCACCGCCCTTCTACTCATCAAAGTTGATGAAGGAGGTGAAAGCTCCAGTTATGAATCAATTGCATGAGACCCTTAAAAGAACACGGTCAGGAAACTCAGCTAACGCTATGAGAGTGAATGAAATGGGTGGAGACTGCACAAAGCTTTTATCTGCAGAACCGGAAAAACCGGAGATTAAGACTAGAAGAAGGCTCTCTCTTTCAACTGAAGAGAAAGGAGACAAATTGGTTGATTTATTACCAGATAGCCAAGACTTTGAAGAGGCTATCATTGCAGCAGCAGTTCTAGGCCCAGCAAGTGAAGCAGTGACTCAAAGGATGTTTCCAAAGAAAACTGATAAGAGGCTTAAGGTCTTCCAAGATATTACTCTTTCTTTGAGTCCTAGAGCCTGA
- the LOC105803690 gene encoding uncharacterized protein LOC105803690, with translation MCDDFYKKTSLKWDKEQLKNRYGVLRRQYVLVKSLPDRSEFSCNESTGVIIGTDEAWSDFTKGHPDAETIKASGCSIYKQLCTIFSEPMTNGKHDYSAELGGQVPSSLPSLESLSRIQEESSSSSEEVEDVADDPDAVQLSASGLISSRKRGRRGIDDAIAAAILEMAAASKLRTAAVKQRNARYSIPSCIKELDEIEGLEERVYFAAVELFNNPNAREIFLSLKGDKRLTWLHCKCVAPSNALE, from the exons ATGTGTGATGACTTCTATAAGAAAACTAGTTTGAAATGGGACAAGGAGCAATTAAAGAACCGATATGGGGTTTTGAGGAGGCAGTATGTTCTCGTGAAATCACTTCCTGATCGAAGCGAGTTCAGTTGTAATGAATCTACTGGGGTTATAATAGGTACAGATGAAGCTTGGTCTGATTTTACCAAG GGTCATCCAGATGCTGAAACCATAAAAGCCAGCGGCTGCTCAATTTACAAACAGCTTTGTACTATTTTCTCAGAGCCAATGACCAATGGGAAGCATGACTACTCTGCTGAACTTGGTGGACAAGTTCCTTCCTCACTTCCTTCTTTGGAATCATTGAGCAGAATTCAAGAAGAGTCCTCGTCCTCATCTGAGGAAGTAGAGGATGTGGCAGATGATCCAGATGCAGTTCAACTTTCTGCTTCTGGTTTGATTAGTAGTCGCAAAAGGGGACGCAGGGGAATTGATGATGCTATTGCTGCTGCAATATTGGAGATGGCAGCAGCTTCGAAGCTGAGAACAGCCGCTGTAAAACAACGTAATGCCAGATATAGTATACCTAGTTGTATAAAAGAATTGGATGAGATTGAAGGCCTTGAAGAGCGAGTCTACTTTGCTGCTGTGGAGTTATTCAACAATCCTAATGCTAGAGAAATATTCTTGTCTCTCAAAGGAGATAAGCGCTTGACTTGGTTGCACTGCAAGTGCGTTGCTCCATCCAATGCACTAGAGTGA